The Maylandia zebra isolate NMK-2024a linkage group LG14, Mzebra_GT3a, whole genome shotgun sequence genome includes the window GGCAACACAGGAGGCACCCGAGATATTAAATACGGCAAAGCCCGAGGAAAAAGAGTGTTGGCATTTATGAGATAAATGGATCAGTCTACAGCTATAACAGAGCCCtaaaatgtgtctgttttttgtggttttgtttgtttgtgttaaagAAAACAGTCCAAATAGTTCTCTCTGTCACTGGTACTTTTGAGAGACactatccttttttttttttctttttttttttccttttttttttgtagagtGAAGGTGAATAAATGAGTCAGTTATACCAAAACATTGttgcatttaaaaatgtgtatttggtTTGTTCAGTTCTGTTTTGAATTTTCATGCTGagtttttaaaatgaacaaatgtctTTACTTTCAGCGGGAGTAAGGATGGTTTATCCTTCCTGCCTGGTGCTTCTCCCTCTGTCGGACCTCCCTACTGTGGTCCCTCAGGGCTCAGCCAACGCCTCAGGAAGCTTGTGTGGTGCTCAGCAGGGCCAGGCTGCTAACAGAGATCCTGCCATGTCCTCTGTCACTCTGACTCCTCCAACGTCACCAGAGGAGGCTCAGACTGGTAAGAATTAcaattaaaaatacatgttcATCAGCCTTTATTTTTGTGAGACTCTGCATACCACTGcggttgtatttatttttatcatctTTATCTTACCTTCTCACAGATTATCAGCCTGCCCAGAAGTGGCTCAAGTTGTCTTCTGCATCTGATGGCTACAGCTCTAACAACACTCTACACGGTGGTAAAATCCCTCGCAGGATGGCCAGCCAGATGGTGGAGTCTGTATGGCAGGAGTACAACCTAAACCATACAGGGAACAAGTATGTTTTTGGCCATCTCTTTAAATTTGCATTTGTTCTGGTTTTGCCTCCATCCAGATGGATAACGTGTTTGTATTCCCACTCTTTCTAGGAATAAGTTTACTTCATTGACAAATGGAACCTGTGAGGAGGAGACAGAAAAAACAGGACTCTGGGATTTTGTGGAGCCAGCTCATAGGCTGCATTGTAATTGTGCAAGGTATGTTTAGTGAAGTTAATTCACCAGcgatttagttatttatttaaaatattttatagcCATTATTTGTTTTATTCCAAACAGACATAAGAATTCGAAACAGCGGTCTAGCAGCACCTCAGGACACCCACCTTCATCAGGACAGCCTGCCCTGCCAGCCCCCAAGCACAAGCTGggcgagaagctggagaagggGGAGAAGCAGCAGAAGAGGCCACAGACACCTTTTCACCACCGCAACTCTGTGAGCGAGGAGCAATCCCTGGAGCCTCAGACCCAGAGGCTTTGCCTCAGATCGCAGGAAGAAGGCTCGTATCCCAGCTTGCACCATGTGGACACGGTGCAGTCTAAAGCCCCTACACTGCACGCCCACGGCCCTCCTGCAGACCTTGTTGGATCTCCACCTCCCCCTCCTCTCAGCCCACATCCCTGTGATCACGTAGAAGTTGACATGACTCCTGGTGGCATGAAGAGCTCGTCAACTCCCATTCACCAACCATTCTACCCGCCATCAGTGGAACCTTGTCAGATGCCACCAAAGGGCTCATCTGAGGAGCCTCAGACGGAGAACATGCCTATGCCTTTGCCCTTTCCCTCAACCTACAATGAAACCCTTGAACCCACCATCTTTGTAGGTTCTGCCATCAGCCCCAGTGATGACTCCACCCATAATCCATGGAAGTATTTCCTCCTCCCTCAGAAAAAGCCCTCAAACTTCCTGACACCCCAGCTACCTTTAGATAAAATGAGAGAGGATTCTGCAGGTGGTGGAGGAAGTGAAAGTGTAGTCTCTGTCACAGAGTGAGTATCTGTTGTCTGATCGGcggatgctttaaaaaaaatatatatatattttttttctttttgtgaatttaaaaataatgtatttGCATGCCTTAAAAATGTCTCTCTCCTACACCCCTCCCAGGTTGATGTCAGGATCCTCGCATCCCCTGAAAGTGTCCCAAGAGCTCATCAAGACTTATACACAGCGGAGAAACAGCCATCTTGCTTCCACCTCAGGAGATGAAGAGCCTAGTGAGGAGCCAGACCCTTATGCCTTCGTCGAAGGAGATGAGGAGTTTAGCTTTACTGAGAAGAAGGACAAGTCTGGAGCTGAAAAGGACGGAAACAAGAAACACAAGGTGGGTCCTGACAAAGGCTGAAATCCTTGTTTATTATGACATTTGATGAAATCTACTTTCAGTCCCTGGTAAAGTACTTGTTGGAACTAGTTATTTtgaacatttctgtgtttttatattaaagGAGGTGaatcatttaaacattttcacgTCTGTTCCAGTGCTTATTTCCTTCATTTCTCTGTGCTGCATAGTAGTAGTTGTCTTTTGAGAGCACACACTGATATTGCTGGGTATTGACCATTAGTACTTAATTAGTAACCAAAATGTGTCTCTATCACAGGTCCTGTTAATTAAATTTGCTTTTACATACTTGTCAGCTTCACAGTCATGTTTGCTTGCTCAGATATTTACTGATGTAAAGTACGTTTTGGTTTCTAGTGCCAGCACGTATACCCTAGTGAATCACGAAAAGACTGTGCAGTCATCTTGATAATTGAGTCACATTTTTCTTATCAAATTCTCTTGTGAATTTGTAGAAGAAAAGTTGTGTAACAAGGATCAGAAGCTGATTTTAGATGTTTCAAACCTCACCCTGTTGTGTTATGGCTAACTCTGAAAATCAGCACTCGGTGTGCAAAATAGTGACCTTCATTTTAGGAACATGTTTGATAATCAGAGCTTTGTATACAAGTACAAATAGTGGAAATTTTAATGACAAACAAATGGTCATGACGATAATTACTGTCATCTTTTTGTTTAACCAAGGTGGATGAAGGAACTGGAACTTCTGCAGATGGTGAGAAGTTTATTCATTCTTGCTTGGAGATTTCtatgtatgtttatttatttgctttaatTCAAAAAATGTCCCTCAATTTGTTTTGCGGTGTAGATGGACAGTGTCCTACAGGCAGTAAACCCTCAGCCTCGACCAGCCTCATCCACGAGAACGACTTGGCTGTGTCCTACAGCGACCTGGATAAAATCTTCAATTCAGATGAAGATGAGCTAACAGTGAGTGCATGTTGTGGCATATTCAGGAGCTGATGGTGATGTCTCCTCATGAAGCCTGTTAAAACTCCAAGATGTACTGAATATGTTGACTTGTTTTCCCCATTGCACAGCCTGGATCCAAAAGAGCTGGTGTTGGTACAGATGACAAGTTTGGCTCTAAAGATACTAAGCCAACTGCACTGGATCCCCTGTCTTGCATAAGTAGGAAAATTAATTATCAATTACTCATTGTTCATCATGGATCATAACTATGTAAGTTGTTGTTTCAAGAGAAGTAATAATGTCTTTTCCTTAGGCTCAGTAGACTTGCACACAATGTTTcccaccccaccctccctgGAGCAGCAGGGTTATTCTCCCATGAACTCCGGCAGCAAGGACAGCTTAGAAGCAGGGGCGGGGCTCACCTTGTTGGACGGCAGCCAGCTTAATAACCACTTCAagatggaggtggaggagggttTCTGCAGCCCTAAGCCATCTGAAATAAAGGTACAACACATCACGCAATTACCAAGTAGAGAGGAAACTgatcatttttctttattgttaaATGACCTGCGTTTTTGTTTTCAGGACTTCTCCTTTGTGTACAAGCCAGAGATGTGTCAGTCATTCATTGGCTGCTCAATGTATGCCCCCCTGAAGACACTACCAAGCCAGTGTCTGTTGCCTGTCAAACTACCAGAAGACTGTGTGTACACGGCGAGCTGGACCATGGGCAAAATGGACCTGATACCCCCAGTGTCCAACACTAGTCTCCTCACTAAAGATAGGTAAATGCATATTCTGAATTAACTTTTTCCCATCTTTGATGTGTGATCTGTTGATCAAGAAGGGTTTTTCTCACAATTTGAGTTTTAGTCTTTTACAGTACAACTTCAAATTTGTACTGAAAAGTGACGTATTACACTTATTTCCAGctctatatttttattcattcacaGTTCTGCAGGTTTCACAGTTCAAAGTGATCATTATTTATCTTCCAAAGAGCCTAAACCAGCCATCAGGTCATCCTATGTCTGAAACAAGTTTATTATGTGCAGCTATCATGTCGGTGGCTGCACATAATGAACATTGCAATGTATGTAGAACAAGAAAGAACGTAAATGCATGTAAACGGTACTCTTCAGCTGCTATATAACCAAACATCACAACATGAAACCCTAATCACTGTTCATCTTTATATAACAGTAATGTCCCCAGTGTGGAGCCTGACTATAGCCAGACCTACACCCCGCAGACCCACCCGCCCTTCATGTCCAGCAGCGCTCCTCCCAGCAACAGTGGTGCAGGTATTCTACCATCCCCAGCCACACCACGCTTCTCTGTGCCCACACCTCGCACACCCCGCACTCCACGGACTCCACGTGGCCCATCCAGCGTCCAGGGCTCCCTCAAGTATGACAGTTCTGACCTTTACTCTCCTGCCTCCACGCCCTCCACCTGCCGACCCCTTAGTTCTGTTGAGCCAGCCACCGTGCCCTCAATTCCCGAGGCTCACAGCCTATACGTCACGCTCATACTTTCAGAGTCAGTCATGAACCTCTTCAAGGACTGCAACTTTGAcagttgctgtgtgtgtgtctgtaacaTGAACATCCGTGGGGCAGATGTAGGCGTATACCTCAAGGACAACGGCGAGGCCCAGTATATATGCACTTGTGGTTttagcgctgtcaccaatcggCGCTTTGGCCAGTCAGCTGGGCTCTTTCTAGAGGATGAACTGGACGTAGTTGGACGGGGCTCTGATGCTGCTCGAGATACAGAGCGGTGTTTCGAAGAGCTGCGAGCTTCTACATCACACAAAGCCAGCAGCCTGAAGGAGAAGCCTCCAGATGAGTTAATCCTGTTGCTGCAGGACCAGTGCACCAATCCATTTGCCTCGATGGCTGGTGTGGAGTACCCCAAACCAACTTCAGCCCCCAGTTCGTTCCTAAGGGTGGAAGAGAGAGACTGTTATAACGACTGCTACATGGCACTGGAGCATGGCAGGCAGTTCATGGACAATATGTCAGGAGGCAAAGTCGATGAAACACTAGTGAAAAGCACCTGTCTTCATCAGTGGCCCAAACGCAAATGTATGTATTCTCACATTACTGCTGCTTTAAATGTAGAGTTCTTCCTTATGTGTTTCTAGCAGAAATGTAATACTTGTTTCCTATTGGTTCTTCACTTGTAGCAGCAGACATGAGCAAGCTATACTCTGTGGATGTCCTCCGGGTGTTGTTGTCCCTCCAGCCTGTGCTGCAGGACACCATTCAGAAGAAAAGGAGTGTGCGCTCTTGGGGCGTTCAGGGGCCACTTACCTGGCAGCAGTTCCATAAAATGGCTGGGAGGGGATCATATGGTGTGTTGAAagcgttttttgtttgtttgttttatagagATAAATAGAATATTGTGGAAGTTTATGGCTTTGTTGTCTTCAAAGACACTAACTTGTCTCCTTATCTTCACAGGTACTGATGAGTCTCCTGAGCCTCTGCCCATCCCAACCTTTCTGGTTGGTTACGAATATGATTTTGTGGTACTGTCTCCTTTTGGGTTGCCCTACTGGGAGAAGCTTCTCCTGGATCCTTTTGGTTCTCAGAGGGATGTGGGATATGTTGTCATTTGCCCTGATAATGAGTCTCTGCTCCACGGGGCCAAGACCTTTTTCAAAGATCTAAGTGCAATGTATGAGGTATGCACCTGGCAGTTTATTAAACTCACCCTTCCTGTGCTGACATGTCTACAGAAACAGTTTTGTAGCTCTGCAAAAGTGATTCACACTGTTGcactcttgttttcttttctttttttccttgacAGGCATGCCAGCTGGGGCAACACAGGCCCATCTGCAAGAGTCACCCAGAGGGCATATTGAAGGTTGGCACCAAAGAAGGCAGGAGCATGACAGAGCAGCCTCTTAGTGACTGGTTCGTTAAGATGGCTGCCAGAGAAGGAAACAATGAAGCCTTTAATAAGCTCAAACTCTTTGCTCAAGTGTGCTGCTATGATCTAGGTAATGTGATTGCTTGTAGTGCTGAAAACCTAAAGTAAGTAAAATCGCatggtttgtaaaaatgatgatttatcatttttcttttgGGATCCCTTTCAGCTCCATACCTGTCAGAGCAGTCTTTGGATAGCTCTCTGTTGACCCAGCGGAACCCTACCACAGCCGCCACCCCCTCCTTCCAGACCTCTAGCTCTTCCAGCACTTCATCAGGACTCCAGAGCACCAACACTACCGGCTCCAACACCAGCTCTGCCCAGCCTGCCCAGGTCAACAG containing:
- the med13b gene encoding mediator of RNA polymerase II transcription subunit 13-like isoform X2, with translation MSSCFVPNGASLEDCHSNLFCLADLTGIKWRRFVWQGPTSSPILFPVTEEDPILCSFSRCLAADVLSVWRRHQTPGRRELWLFWWGDDPSFAELIHNELLSEEDGEWESGLSYECRTLLFKAIHNLLERCLMNRGFVRIGKWFVKPYQKEEKTINKSEHLSCAFNFFVHGDSNVCTSVEIAQHQPLQRLSEEHLSLAQQSSSPLQVILSPYGLNGTLTGQAFKMSDHPTQKLIEEWRQFYPISPNPKEVQEEKLEDADWEDDSLAAVEVLVAGVRMVYPSCLVLLPLSDLPTVVPQGSANASGSLCGAQQGQAANRDPAMSSVTLTPPTSPEEAQTDYQPAQKWLKLSSASDGYSSNNTLHGGKIPRRMASQMVESVWQEYNLNHTGNKNKFTSLTNGTCEEETEKTGLWDFVEPAHRLHCNCARHKNSKQRSSSTSGHPPSSGQPALPAPKHKLGEKLEKGEKQQKRPQTPFHHRNSVSEEQSLEPQTQRLCLRSQEEGSYPSLHHVDTVQSKAPTLHAHGPPADLVGSPPPPPLSPHPCDHVEVDMTPGGMKSSSTPIHQPFYPPSVEPCQMPPKGSSEEPQTENMPMPLPFPSTYNETLEPTIFVGSAISPSDDSTHNPWKYFLLPQKKPSNFLTPQLPLDKMREDSAGGGGSESVVSVTELMSGSSHPLKVSQELIKTYTQRRNSHLASTSGDEEPSEEPDPYAFVEGDEEFSFTEKKDKSGAEKDGNKKHKVDEGTGTSADDGQCPTGSKPSASTSLIHENDLAVSYSDLDKIFNSDEDELTPGSKRAGVGTDDKFGSKDTKPTALDPLSCISSVDLHTMFPTPPSLEQQGYSPMNSGSKDSLEAGAGLTLLDGSQLNNHFKMEVEEGFCSPKPSEIKDFSFVYKPEMCQSFIGCSMYAPLKTLPSQCLLPVKLPEDCVYTASWTMGKMDLIPPVSNTSLLTKDSNVPSVEPDYSQTYTPQTHPPFMSSSAPPSNSGAGILPSPATPRFSVPTPRTPRTPRTPRGPSSVQGSLKYDSSDLYSPASTPSTCRPLSSVEPATVPSIPEAHSLYVTLILSESVMNLFKDCNFDSCCVCVCNMNIRGADVGVYLKDNGEAQYICTCGFSAVTNRRFGQSAGLFLEDELDVVGRGSDAARDTERCFEELRASTSHKASSLKEKPPDELILLLQDQCTNPFASMAGVEYPKPTSAPSSFLRVEERDCYNDCYMALEHGRQFMDNMSGGKVDETLVKSTCLHQWPKRKSADMSKLYSVDVLRVLLSLQPVLQDTIQKKRSVRSWGVQGPLTWQQFHKMAGRGSYGTDESPEPLPIPTFLVGYEYDFVVLSPFGLPYWEKLLLDPFGSQRDVGYVVICPDNESLLHGAKTFFKDLSAMYEACQLGQHRPICKSHPEGILKVGTKEGRSMTEQPLSDWFVKMAAREGNNEAFNKLKLFAQVCCYDLAPYLSEQSLDSSLLTQRNPTTAATPSFQTSSSSSTSSGLQSTNTTGSNTSSAQPAQVNSTPPSSSSGSQTIGGMTSAKPSSFSSFGTAGLQGGASQNGPQPNSQGTGGMAENGSSAYQSQGPTESPESTMERDKVGKPTDGESHAVSYPPAIVVYIVDPFSYEDADREVHSSTYTMGLLRCYMEMLHILPACIRNSVSVQIVPCQYLLQPVHSAGRHVYSQHLKSLAFSVFTQCRRPLPNSTNFKALTGFGPGLAIDMALKNPERPECLRLYTPPFILAPVKDKQTELGETFGEASQKYNVLFVGYCLSHDQRWLLASCTDQHGELLETCIISIDVPNRARRKKGSARRLGLQKLWEWCLSLVQLTSLPWRVVIGRLGRMGHGELRDWSILLSRRNLQSLSRRLKETCRMCGISAADTPSILSACLVAMEPQGSFVIMPDSVSTGSVFGRSTTLNMQTSQLSTPQDTSCTHILVFPTSAMVQVNTNTSEPLDIDTFNQINPDGSEGMNIFELFEQDMDPDFINILPNSPTTSPVHSPGPQGGDGSKGQSTDRMESHEEALNILQQPMALGYFVSTAKAGPLPDWFWSACPQAKNQCPLFLKASLHLHVSSVQSDELLHSKHSHPLDSNHTSDVLRFVLEQYNALSWLTCDPATQDRRSCLPVHFVVLTQMYNFIMNML
- the med13b gene encoding mediator of RNA polymerase II transcription subunit 13-like isoform X1, giving the protein MSSCFVPNGASLEDCHSNLFCLADLTGIKWRRFVWQGPTSSPILFPVTEEDPILCSFSRCLAADVLSVWRRHQTPGRRELWLFWWGDDPSFAELIHNELLSEEDGEWESGLSYECRTLLFKAIHNLLERCLMNRGFVRIGKWFVKPYQKEEKTINKSEHLSCAFNFFVHGDSNVCTSVEIAQHQPLQRLSEEHLSLAQQSSSPLQVILSPYGLNGTLTGQAFKMSDHPTQKLIEEWRQFYPISPNPKEVQEEKLEDADWEDDSLAAVEVLVAGVRMVYPSCLVLLPLSDLPTVVPQGSANASGSLCGAQQGQAANRDPAMSSVTLTPPTSPEEAQTDYQPAQKWLKLSSASDGYSSNNTLHGGKIPRRMASQMVESVWQEYNLNHTGNKNKFTSLTNGTCEEETEKTGLWDFVEPAHRLHCNCARHKNSKQRSSSTSGHPPSSGQPALPAPKHKLGEKLEKGEKQQKRPQTPFHHRNSVSEEQSLEPQTQRLCLRSQEEGSYPSLHHVDTVQSKAPTLHAHGPPADLVGSPPPPPLSPHPCDHVEVDMTPGGMKSSSTPIHQPFYPPSVEPCQMPPKGSSEEPQTENMPMPLPFPSTYNETLEPTIFVGSAISPSDDSTHNPWKYFLLPQKKPSNFLTPQLPLDKMREDSAGGGGSESVVSVTELMSGSSHPLKVSQELIKTYTQRRNSHLASTSGDEEPSEEPDPYAFVEGDEEFSFTEKKDKSGAEKDGNKKHKVDEGTGTSADGEKFIHSCLEISMYVYLFALIQKMSLNLFCGVDGQCPTGSKPSASTSLIHENDLAVSYSDLDKIFNSDEDELTPGSKRAGVGTDDKFGSKDTKPTALDPLSCISSVDLHTMFPTPPSLEQQGYSPMNSGSKDSLEAGAGLTLLDGSQLNNHFKMEVEEGFCSPKPSEIKDFSFVYKPEMCQSFIGCSMYAPLKTLPSQCLLPVKLPEDCVYTASWTMGKMDLIPPVSNTSLLTKDSNVPSVEPDYSQTYTPQTHPPFMSSSAPPSNSGAGILPSPATPRFSVPTPRTPRTPRTPRGPSSVQGSLKYDSSDLYSPASTPSTCRPLSSVEPATVPSIPEAHSLYVTLILSESVMNLFKDCNFDSCCVCVCNMNIRGADVGVYLKDNGEAQYICTCGFSAVTNRRFGQSAGLFLEDELDVVGRGSDAARDTERCFEELRASTSHKASSLKEKPPDELILLLQDQCTNPFASMAGVEYPKPTSAPSSFLRVEERDCYNDCYMALEHGRQFMDNMSGGKVDETLVKSTCLHQWPKRKSADMSKLYSVDVLRVLLSLQPVLQDTIQKKRSVRSWGVQGPLTWQQFHKMAGRGSYGTDESPEPLPIPTFLVGYEYDFVVLSPFGLPYWEKLLLDPFGSQRDVGYVVICPDNESLLHGAKTFFKDLSAMYEACQLGQHRPICKSHPEGILKVGTKEGRSMTEQPLSDWFVKMAAREGNNEAFNKLKLFAQVCCYDLAPYLSEQSLDSSLLTQRNPTTAATPSFQTSSSSSTSSGLQSTNTTGSNTSSAQPAQVNSTPPSSSSGSQTIGGMTSAKPSSFSSFGTAGLQGGASQNGPQPNSQGTGGMAENGSSAYQSQGPTESPESTMERDKVGKPTDGESHAVSYPPAIVVYIVDPFSYEDADREVHSSTYTMGLLRCYMEMLHILPACIRNSVSVQIVPCQYLLQPVHSAGRHVYSQHLKSLAFSVFTQCRRPLPNSTNFKALTGFGPGLAIDMALKNPERPECLRLYTPPFILAPVKDKQTELGETFGEASQKYNVLFVGYCLSHDQRWLLASCTDQHGELLETCIISIDVPNRARRKKGSARRLGLQKLWEWCLSLVQLTSLPWRVVIGRLGRMGHGELRDWSILLSRRNLQSLSRRLKETCRMCGISAADTPSILSACLVAMEPQGSFVIMPDSVSTGSVFGRSTTLNMQTSQLSTPQDTSCTHILVFPTSAMVQVNTNTSEPLDIDTFNQINPDGSEGMNIFELFEQDMDPDFINILPNSPTTSPVHSPGPQGGDGSKGQSTDRMESHEEALNILQQPMALGYFVSTAKAGPLPDWFWSACPQAKNQCPLFLKASLHLHVSSVQSDELLHSKHSHPLDSNHTSDVLRFVLEQYNALSWLTCDPATQDRRSCLPVHFVVLTQMYNFIMNML